A window of Pseudomonas guangdongensis contains these coding sequences:
- a CDS encoding 2-hydroxyacid dehydrogenase — MIRAVFLDHPSLDLGDLDLAPLRASFDELVLHAHTAAEQVAERLAGAQVAISNKVTLDAATFAACPELRLVLISATGTNNVDLAAARAHGVTVCNCQGYGTPSVAQHTLMLLLALATSLPDYQRAVRAGRWQQASQFCLLDFPIVELEGKTLGLLGHGELGSAVAQLARAFGMRVLLGLLPGRPAHDGRLPLDQLLPQVDTLTLHCPLTEQTRHLIGAREIALMKPGAFLVNTARGGLVDEQALADALRAGHLGGAACDVLGVEPPRDGNPLLAPDVPRLIVTPHSAWGSREARQRIVAQLAENAAAFFNGEPMRVVS; from the coding sequence ATGATCCGCGCCGTCTTCCTCGACCATCCCTCCCTCGACCTCGGCGACCTCGACCTGGCGCCGCTGCGCGCCAGCTTCGACGAACTGGTGCTGCACGCCCACACCGCCGCCGAGCAGGTGGCCGAGCGGCTGGCCGGCGCGCAGGTGGCGATCAGCAACAAGGTGACGCTGGACGCCGCCACCTTCGCCGCCTGCCCCGAACTGCGCCTGGTGCTGATCTCCGCCACCGGCACCAACAACGTCGACCTGGCCGCCGCCCGCGCCCACGGCGTTACCGTGTGCAACTGCCAGGGCTACGGCACGCCCTCGGTGGCCCAGCACACCCTGATGCTGCTGCTCGCCCTGGCCACCTCGCTGCCCGACTACCAGCGCGCGGTACGCGCCGGGCGCTGGCAGCAGGCCAGCCAGTTCTGCCTGCTCGACTTCCCCATCGTCGAGCTGGAGGGCAAGACCCTCGGCCTGCTAGGCCACGGCGAGCTGGGCAGCGCGGTGGCGCAGCTGGCGCGCGCCTTCGGCATGCGCGTGCTGCTCGGCCTGCTGCCCGGCCGCCCCGCTCACGATGGCCGCCTGCCGCTGGACCAGCTGCTGCCGCAGGTCGATACGCTGACCCTGCACTGCCCGCTGACCGAGCAGACCCGCCACCTGATCGGCGCGCGCGAGATCGCCCTGATGAAGCCTGGCGCCTTCCTGGTCAACACCGCGCGCGGCGGGCTGGTCGACGAACAGGCGCTGGCCGACGCCCTGCGCGCCGGGCATCTGGGCGGCGCGGCCTGCGACGTGCTCGGCGTCGAGCCGCCCAGGGACGGTAATCCGCTACTCGCCCCGGACGTGCCGCGCCTGATCGTCACCCCGCACAGCGCCTGGGGCAGCCGCGAGGCGCGCCAGCGCATCGTCGCCCAGCTGGCGGAGAACGCCGCGGCCTTCTTCAACGGCGAGCCGATGCGCGTGGTGTCGTAG
- the cysZ gene encoding sulfate transporter CysZ translates to MPIPLLSGPGHLGEGLRLILRPGLRLFVLLPLLINLLLFVALIALATRQFGGWVESLMPSLPAWLSFLEYLLWPLFVALVLLIMFFSFTLLANLIAAPFNGFLAEKVESVVRGHDSAPPFHWSELLAMIPRTLGRELRKLAYFLPRALGLLALSLIPGLNLLAAPLWLLFGAWMMAVQYIDYPADNHKMSWDGMLAWLREKRWQSLGFGGATYAALLVPGLNVLLMPAAVAGATVFWVREEGQARLAQERR, encoded by the coding sequence ATGCCTATCCCACTGCTGTCCGGCCCCGGTCACCTCGGCGAGGGCCTGCGCCTGATCCTGCGGCCCGGCCTGCGCCTGTTCGTGCTGCTGCCGCTGCTCATCAACCTGCTGCTGTTCGTCGCCCTGATCGCCCTCGCCACCCGGCAGTTCGGCGGCTGGGTCGAAAGCCTGATGCCCAGCCTGCCGGCCTGGCTGAGCTTTCTCGAATACCTGCTGTGGCCGCTGTTCGTCGCCCTGGTGCTGCTGATCATGTTCTTCAGCTTCACCCTGCTGGCCAATCTGATCGCCGCGCCGTTCAACGGCTTTCTCGCCGAGAAAGTCGAGTCGGTGGTGCGCGGCCACGACAGCGCGCCGCCGTTCCACTGGAGCGAGCTGCTGGCGATGATTCCGCGCACCCTGGGCCGCGAGCTGCGCAAGCTGGCCTACTTCCTGCCGCGGGCGCTGGGCCTGCTGGCGCTGTCGCTGATTCCCGGCCTGAACCTGCTGGCCGCGCCGCTGTGGCTGCTGTTCGGCGCCTGGATGATGGCGGTGCAGTACATCGACTACCCGGCCGACAACCACAAGATGAGCTGGGACGGCATGCTCGCCTGGCTGCGCGAGAAGCGCTGGCAGAGCCTGGGCTTCGGCGGCGCGACCTACGCCGCGCTGCTGGTGCCGGGGCTCAACGTGCTGCTGATGCCGGCCGCGGTGGCCGGAGCGACGGTGTTCTGGGTACGCGAGGAAGGCCAGGCGCGGCTGGCGCAGGAGCGGCGCTGA
- a CDS encoding FKBP-type peptidyl-prolyl cis-trans isomerase, which yields MQIAANTAVSIDYTLTNENGEVIDSSAGGAPLVYLHGAGNIIVGLEKALEGKQAGDELDVTIEPEDAYGDYNVELVAVLNRAMFEGVDQLEVGMQFHASAPDGGMQIVTIRDLEGDDVTVDGNHPLAGQRLNFKVKVVNVREAQAEEIAHGHIHGEGGHHH from the coding sequence ATGCAGATTGCGGCCAACACGGCGGTATCCATCGACTACACCCTGACCAACGAGAACGGTGAGGTCATCGACAGCTCCGCCGGCGGCGCGCCGCTGGTCTACCTGCATGGCGCCGGCAACATCATCGTGGGTCTGGAGAAGGCGCTCGAAGGCAAGCAGGCCGGCGACGAGCTGGACGTGACCATCGAGCCGGAAGACGCCTACGGCGACTACAACGTCGAGCTGGTCGCGGTGCTCAACCGCGCCATGTTCGAGGGCGTCGACCAGCTCGAAGTAGGCATGCAGTTCCACGCCTCGGCGCCGGACGGCGGCATGCAGATCGTCACCATCCGCGACCTGGAAGGCGACGACGTGACCGTCGACGGCAACCACCCGCTGGCCGGCCAGCGCCTGAACTTCAAGGTCAAGGTGGTCAACGTGCGCGAGGCCCAGGCCGAAGAAATCGCCCATGGCCACATTCACGGCGAAGGCGGTCACCACCACTGA
- a CDS encoding LysE family transporter, translating to MYWTEFLTVALIHLLAVASPGPDFAVVIRESVSHGRRAGICTALGVGCGISLHVAYSLLGIGLIVAQSLTLFTLLKWLAAGYLLYIGVRALRARPADPALLEALGDGAARSGRGAFASGFLTNALNPKATLFFLSLFSVVIDPHTPRAVQAGYGLYLACATAAFFCLVALLFSQARVRAGFMRMGHWFDRAMGAVLVALGLRLAFGELA from the coding sequence ATGTACTGGACGGAATTTCTCACCGTGGCGCTGATCCATCTGCTCGCCGTGGCCAGCCCCGGGCCGGATTTCGCCGTGGTGATCCGCGAGAGCGTCAGCCACGGCCGACGCGCGGGGATCTGCACCGCGCTCGGGGTGGGCTGCGGGATTTCCCTGCACGTCGCCTACTCGCTGCTGGGCATCGGCCTGATCGTCGCGCAGTCGCTGACCCTGTTCACCCTGCTCAAGTGGCTGGCGGCGGGCTACCTGCTGTACATCGGCGTGCGCGCCCTGCGTGCCCGGCCGGCCGATCCGGCGCTGCTCGAAGCGCTGGGCGACGGCGCGGCGCGCAGCGGCCGCGGCGCCTTCGCCAGCGGCTTCCTGACCAATGCGCTGAATCCCAAGGCCACGCTGTTCTTCCTCTCGCTGTTCTCGGTGGTGATCGACCCGCACACCCCGCGCGCGGTGCAGGCCGGCTACGGGCTCTACCTGGCCTGCGCCACCGCGGCGTTCTTCTGCCTGGTGGCGCTGCTGTTCAGCCAGGCGCGGGTGCGCGCCGGGTTCATGCGCATGGGCCACTGGTTCGACCGGGCGATGGGCGCGGTGCTGGTGGCGCTGGGGCTGCGTCTGGCGTTCGGCGAGCTGGCCTGA
- a CDS encoding glutathione peroxidase — MSLFHELTLKSLDGQDLPLAPLKGKVVLVVNVASKCGLTPQYAGLEHLYQQYRERGFSVLALPCNQFAAQEPGSEAEIREFCSLNYGVSFPISAKVEVNGPGRHPLYLLLAGEGAEFPGEITWNFEKFLVGPDGRVLERFSPRIAPEDAPLVQAIEKALAALA, encoded by the coding sequence ATGAGTCTGTTTCACGAGCTGACCCTGAAGTCCCTGGATGGACAGGATCTGCCGCTTGCGCCGCTCAAGGGCAAGGTGGTGCTGGTGGTCAACGTCGCCTCCAAGTGCGGCCTGACCCCCCAGTACGCGGGGCTGGAGCATCTCTACCAGCAGTACCGCGAGCGCGGTTTCAGCGTGCTGGCCCTGCCCTGCAACCAGTTCGCCGCCCAGGAGCCGGGCAGCGAGGCGGAGATCCGCGAGTTCTGCAGCCTCAACTATGGCGTGAGCTTCCCGATCAGCGCCAAGGTCGAGGTCAACGGCCCCGGCCGTCATCCGCTGTATCTGCTGCTGGCCGGCGAGGGCGCCGAGTTTCCCGGCGAGATCACCTGGAACTTCGAGAAGTTCCTCGTCGGCCCCGACGGCCGCGTGCTGGAGCGCTTCTCGCCGCGTATCGCGCCGGAGGATGCGCCGCTGGTGCAGGCCATCGAGAAGGCCCTGGCCGCCCTGGCCTGA
- a CDS encoding HopJ type III effector protein, with product MTALNDFRAALRRPDHPFADTLAFIAAHYDYQPQPFDNGGVASAAGQNEGSCKLLGLALLEGLSLEETLLGFGEHYRSVLASPEGSDHANIRALQRSGLAGVRFAAPPLQRKA from the coding sequence ATGACCGCCCTGAACGACTTCCGCGCCGCCCTGCGCCGCCCCGACCATCCCTTCGCCGACACCCTGGCGTTCATCGCCGCCCACTACGACTACCAGCCGCAGCCCTTCGACAACGGCGGCGTGGCGAGCGCCGCCGGGCAGAACGAAGGCTCCTGCAAGCTGCTCGGCCTGGCCCTGCTCGAAGGCCTGAGCCTGGAGGAAACCCTGCTGGGCTTCGGCGAGCACTACCGCAGCGTGCTGGCCAGCCCCGAGGGCAGCGACCACGCCAACATACGCGCCCTGCAACGGAGCGGTCTGGCCGGCGTGCGCTTCGCCGCGCCGCCGCTGCAGCGCAAGGCCTGA
- a CDS encoding methyl-accepting chemotaxis protein, with translation MSFEVLRSLLPRFLQGIVAALLAGALAQGWLPLWLCLPLLLLLPWAPALLRRGERGVDVHQLARELSHSVSHNALSAAGVAYSVQHLAQKLESQVDSAARIVNSAEVMIATEAQTSALSRQAVEAALEARQSSDAGRRVLGDTIGRMHQLRQRAGASRELIEALSRRSEEIQRVTAVIEEIASQTNLLALNAAIEAARAGEHGRGFAVVAGEVRSLAGRTTAATAEVGQMIGEIQRQTAEVVEQIRQLSGELVTGVGEVERAGQHLDSIAALAAGVEEQISEIAAGSDNNRRQLGSLFEAVEQVRHDLTASDEQTRRLESEAVKLEELTETISEQLAGVALDDYHQRVYDLAREGAQAIARQFEAAVKSGRLSLDDLFDRNYQPIPGTYPQKYRTRFDSFTDEVLPRIQEPLLTRHEGVVFAIACTPEGYVPTHNQAFAKAPTGDRQLDMVHSRSKRLFTDRTGIRCGSHQQPLLMQTYTRDTGELMHDLSVPIYIHGRHWGGLRLGYRPEGSVAAPAAVA, from the coding sequence ATGTCGTTCGAGGTTTTGCGCTCCCTTCTGCCCCGCTTCCTGCAGGGCATCGTCGCCGCCCTGCTGGCCGGCGCGCTGGCGCAGGGCTGGCTGCCCCTGTGGCTGTGTCTGCCGCTGCTCCTGCTGCTGCCCTGGGCGCCCGCGCTGCTGCGCCGTGGCGAGCGCGGGGTGGATGTCCACCAGCTGGCCCGCGAGCTGTCCCATTCGGTCAGCCACAACGCGCTGTCGGCGGCCGGCGTGGCCTACTCGGTGCAGCACCTGGCACAGAAGCTGGAGTCGCAGGTCGACTCGGCGGCGCGCATCGTCAACAGCGCCGAGGTGATGATCGCCACCGAGGCGCAGACCTCGGCGCTCAGCCGCCAGGCGGTGGAAGCCGCGCTCGAGGCGCGGCAGAGCAGCGATGCCGGGCGCCGGGTGCTGGGCGACACCATCGGCCGCATGCACCAGCTGCGCCAGCGCGCCGGCGCCAGCCGCGAACTGATCGAGGCGCTGAGCCGGCGCAGCGAGGAAATCCAGCGGGTCACCGCGGTGATCGAGGAGATCGCCAGCCAGACCAACCTGCTGGCCCTCAACGCGGCCATCGAGGCGGCGCGCGCCGGCGAGCACGGCCGCGGCTTCGCGGTGGTCGCCGGCGAGGTGCGCAGCCTGGCCGGACGCACCACCGCGGCGACCGCCGAGGTCGGCCAGATGATCGGCGAGATCCAGCGCCAGACCGCCGAGGTGGTCGAGCAGATCCGCCAGCTGTCCGGCGAGCTGGTCACCGGGGTCGGCGAGGTGGAGCGCGCCGGCCAGCACCTGGACAGCATCGCCGCGCTGGCCGCCGGGGTCGAGGAGCAGATCAGCGAGATCGCCGCCGGCTCGGACAACAACCGCCGCCAGCTCGGCAGCCTGTTCGAGGCGGTCGAGCAGGTGCGCCACGACCTGACGGCCAGCGACGAGCAGACCCGGCGCCTGGAGAGCGAGGCGGTGAAGCTGGAGGAACTGACCGAGACGATCAGCGAACAGCTCGCCGGGGTGGCGCTGGACGACTACCACCAGCGCGTCTACGACCTCGCCCGCGAAGGCGCGCAGGCCATCGCCCGGCAGTTCGAGGCGGCGGTCAAGAGCGGGCGGCTCAGCCTCGACGATCTGTTCGACCGCAACTACCAGCCGATCCCCGGCACCTATCCGCAGAAGTACCGCACGCGCTTCGACAGCTTCACCGACGAGGTCCTGCCGCGCATCCAGGAGCCGCTGCTGACGCGCCACGAGGGGGTGGTGTTCGCCATCGCCTGCACCCCGGAAGGCTATGTGCCGACCCACAACCAGGCCTTCGCAAAGGCGCCCACCGGCGACCGCCAGCTGGACATGGTGCACAGCCGCAGCAAGCGGCTGTTCACCGACCGTACCGGCATCCGCTGCGGCAGCCACCAGCAGCCGCTGCTGATGCAGACCTACACCCGCGATACCGGCGAGCTGATGCACGACCTGTCGGTGCCGATCTACATCCACGGCCGCCACTGGGGCGGGCTGCGCCTGGGCTATCGCCCGGAGGGCAGCGTGGCGGCGCCGGCCGCGGTGGCCTGA
- a CDS encoding acyltransferase, with translation MLFLRALPAGLLLVLNTLLWCWPLLALALLKPLLRTAPLQRRLRRAMGGIAAAWIAGNGLWMRHLGRCRVRVEGPLASGPDDSCLVISNHQSWVDILVLQGVFNRRLPMLRFFLKRELIWLPVIGLCCWALDFPFMQRHSRAYLERHPEKRGEDLATTRRACARLRGVPVAIFNFVEGTRFSAAKQRDQQSPYRHLLRPRAGGLAFALDAMGEQLRGLVDVTLHYPDGRPRFVDLLAGRVRRVEVRIEARTIPEEFLGRDYAGDEAYRLQFQQWLNQLWAAKDARLQALQQAAEA, from the coding sequence ATGCTGTTCCTGCGCGCCCTGCCGGCCGGTCTGCTGCTGGTGCTCAATACCCTGCTGTGGTGCTGGCCGCTGCTGGCCCTCGCCCTGCTCAAGCCGTTGTTGCGCACGGCGCCCCTGCAACGCCGCCTGCGCCGGGCCATGGGCGGCATCGCCGCGGCCTGGATCGCCGGCAACGGCCTGTGGATGCGTCACCTGGGCCGCTGCCGGGTCCGCGTCGAGGGCCCGCTGGCCAGCGGCCCGGACGACAGCTGCCTGGTGATCAGCAACCACCAGAGCTGGGTGGACATCCTCGTCCTGCAGGGGGTGTTCAACCGCCGCCTGCCGATGCTGCGCTTCTTCCTCAAGCGCGAGCTGATCTGGCTGCCGGTGATCGGCCTGTGCTGCTGGGCGCTGGACTTCCCGTTCATGCAGCGCCACTCGCGCGCCTACCTGGAGCGCCACCCGGAGAAGCGCGGCGAAGACCTGGCCACCACGCGGCGCGCCTGCGCTCGGCTGCGCGGCGTGCCGGTGGCGATCTTCAACTTCGTCGAGGGCACCCGCTTCAGCGCCGCTAAGCAGCGCGACCAGCAGTCGCCCTACCGCCACCTGCTGCGCCCGCGCGCCGGCGGCCTGGCCTTCGCCCTCGACGCCATGGGCGAGCAGCTGCGGGGGCTGGTCGACGTCACCCTGCACTACCCCGACGGTCGCCCGCGCTTCGTCGACCTGCTGGCCGGGCGGGTGCGCCGGGTCGAGGTACGGATCGAGGCGCGGACGATTCCCGAGGAATTCCTCGGCCGCGACTACGCCGGCGACGAGGCCTACCGGCTGCAGTTCCAGCAGTGGCTCAACCAGCTCTGGGCCGCCAAGGACGCCCGCCTGCAGGCGCTGCAGCAGGCCGCCGAGGCCTGA